TCTTGTTCTGTGTATTCGCGCTCGCGTTCTTTTCGTTGGACGACTTGAACGTACATATGAACTTGGCTGGGGTCCAACAGGGGAATTTTTCGATCCTCCTTCATCTGATGACGTTTGAACTTTCAGATCTAACCAACATGGAGGTTTAGGTCGTGTGTTGGTCATACCGATTGATATACCTGATCTTGATTTCTgcattatatttacatgttcttTTGATCATTTACtccattttattcatttttaacaaTCCTGTTTACTAAAACATGAAATGATGTAATACTCCTTTTTGTGAAGAGGTTAAATCCTCTAAAATACTTGAATACAGCGGATATGAACTGACATTTGTAATATaaacaattgtttatttcaaagatagatgcaccatttttaagcaaatgataattctaaaaataacacTGTGGATGTGAAAAGTTGCCAGTACATTACTAAAATGTAATTATTCCAGGTTAATCATACACAACGTTGAAACGTTAATCCAATACTCATTCCCAGTGCCTCTGTTAATTAATCCCATAATCTCGATGTGCGAGTGAAGGTGAGCAATTAAACTGTTGTTGTCAGAAATCTGGGTCATTCCCGTTCGTGCATCAATCACATGGGGCGATTAGGGTTACACGTGCGTAAACAACACTGATTTCCATACATCCATTCACAAAGATTAATTAACTACAATCTATTTCTGCAACTTCTGTtctcatttaacttttatagtAAGTGTGGTGTTTATAAAAGGTGTGCAGCGGAAGTGCAGACGTTAAAATTGGCACCTCCTCGCCTGAACAATACATGCGTATTAGTTTACACACTTCTGTCTTTATCATTAAGTCTTTGTCTGTTCTAGCGATATATTTTGTTACCACTGCAGAAGTTGATGATTTACCGACTTCTTAGTTATTTATTCTCTCCTTCGCGTCAATTTTTTTCACCTcgatattttttctttgttttcttgtgGTTTGTTGTAGACGTGATTTTCGACAAAGTGGATTTAAATTAATTGCATTAGTACATGTTGCAACTGTATTAGATAAACGAATAGGAATCGAAGAACATCGCCAAATGATTCATTATTCTATGGCTAGCCTAATCGTGCACAATGGCtgtgtatgcatatttttttcctatattCTCATAATTTGTTGATTGAATTTGTGAGTTTGAATAAAAACAGTCGTAATTCATATCATGGGTCAATAGAAAATTCCTCATTATTGTCATGTTTCAGTTTTGATTTCGGACCTTTCAAATTAAACTATTAAACGTGGAACAACTCTTGATGATGAAATGTGAAGAAGGGCTTCTAGAATATAGACAACAATTTTTGGTCATTTAATATGTATTCGGGTTCAGGCTCGtgaaatcatttcaaaatcagGTTGATGATTATAAGGTTATAGATAACTGCCTTTCTTCGTTCCTTTAAAGTAGATGTGCGATTGACGGCTTAACAGAGATAGATGTTTTTGATGGGTGCCAGAATTTATTTAGAACtgaactttcatttttttcattttttacaaaaatgtagttttaCCCATATGTGTCATTTGAAGTAACAGCAGCAATTTATTGATTGATCGATGGTTGTTGCttttaacatccagtggcaaatatttcatgcatgttcggGACGATAGGGCAATGTAAGGTTCACGAATGAACCAGTGACCTACCTTATTGACTAAAGATCTCACAAGGAAATTCACATTAAGGTTGTTTCTAATCTGTTCAGCCGTTTTAAAGGAGAGTATTGTTTAGAACAATAACGCAAACTTATAGAAAAATAAGTAGATGTGCTATAATTGCCAATGatcgagacaactctccaacaaagatcaaataaaatagatgttagTAATTATAGGCTACCGAACGGACttaaagaatatataaacattCGTACCGTTTATTCGGCTATAAGTATTCCGACTTGAAAAATGTACAACTATtcaatgtctcgccttcttcaCTACTCCTTGATACcatcttgatagacctaaatataaagctttattacaactgtacataaactcaacattaaccaagaaaatgaaacattgatcaatgaaccatgaaaatgaggtcaaggtctgatgaaccatgccaggcagacatgtacagctaacaattcttcaatattacaaatatagttgacttattgcttataaataatgaaaaacagaccaaaacacaaacacttaaaacttagcaatggaccgtgaaaatgaggtcaagatcaaaTGAAACCTGCGTAACCGACacatagatcataaaatatttccatataccaaatatagttgatctaatgcataaagtattagaaaaatagaccaaaactaaaaaacttaactttgaccactgaaccatgaaaatgaggtcaaggtcagatgacacctgtcagctagacacgTACACCtgacaatcattccatacaccaaatatagtagacctattgcatataatataagaaaaacagacaaaaacacaaaaacttaactataaccactgaaccatgaaaatgaggtcaaggtcaggtgacacctgccagttggacatgtacaccttatagtccttccatacacctaatatactagacctattgcttatagtatctgcgatatggacttgaccacgaaaacttaaccttgttcactgatccatgaaatgaggtcaaggtcaagtgaaaactgtctgacaggcatgaggaccttgcaaggtatgcacataccaaatacatttatccaattacttataataagagataatttaacattacaaaaaatcttaacttttttttcaagtagtcactgaaccaggaaaatgagttcaaggacattagacatgtgactgacggaaagttcgttacatgaggcatctatatacaaagtatgaagcatccaggtaatctaccttctaaaatataaagcttttaagaagtgagctaacatcgccgccgccgccgccgccgccgccggattactatccctatgtcgagctttctgcaacaaaagttgcaggctcgacaaaaaccatATACGGAAAACATACcggtaaaacaaatatgacagacatgaacaaaggacaaccactgaacttTATACAGGCTTTTGGCTTGGGACAAACACATACCAAATGTATTTAGGCAGAGTAACATTTCATTTGCAATGGGCCTTACTGACAAGATCGGTACGAGGCAcctaaaaaaacattatagagCACCAATTCTATAGctttattgttgatattcatCCCCACGTGTACTAAATTAGTTTTAGATTAGTTTTATTGGTATAGAAGAACATTCTTGGTATTCCTAAACAGAAGAGTATATAGacaacaaaattttcatttacctgAGTGTGTATAATATGacgtattttttttcaaagttgatgttttttttctgaaattgtttaacACTTCACAGCGGTATAATACTTTAACTTTAATTATTCCTCCCTTATTTTTAttacctttttatttaaattgaaatatagatCAAACGTATTCGTTTATTGTGTGTTAATTTGACTGTGTTgctacgttttttgattgagttaagccattccaattgatattttatagtgtgtctttctatgatgttcagataagggtgaaggtttggtacaattaaaacttttaatcccgctgcaattgtttgcacctgtcctaagtcaggaatctgatgttcagtagttgtcgtttgtttgtgtggttaataaatgtttctttttttatatatggattagaccgttggttttcccgtttgaatggttttacacttgtaatttttggggcacctttatagcttgctgttcggtgtgagacaaggctccgtattgaagacctaccttgacctataatggtttactttaataaattttgacttggattgagagttgtatcattggcactcataccacgtcttcctatatctattaaaacaaaagaaacatgCATAGCACCGAAAGAATATTTCTCGTAGTTAATTACTGAAATTTAGTTCAAAGTCAATAACAATTAACGAATAAAAAGTATCATTCATTACACATCCAAAGGGTTTAGCGTAAACGCACCGTGAACAGTCTGATAAAAGCTAGACCTTGTGTAATGCCAAAATATCAGTACGGTATCGACATTATGTAGAATTATTAGTTCTCATTACTTCACAAATATAGCTAGCCTGATGTCAACATTTCCGAAAACAAAATCTATGttcataccaataaaaacaatatttaaagtcatattaaacgagtgaccggtgaaaaataatgttattccaattcttgaaccaatgcatacaaacatcataaacttagtcttcaatgcacgatttatcatttatttcccataaacgtgtttaacatgtacaatcagataatagtcAGCTTATTTTAAGGACcgtccatgcgtattgcgatcaccggatttttacgagatgggtaaCACTGAGGTcaattcttcttcttcttccagtAAGCGGCCACCGTCAACTGGTTGACTATTCTGCCACATTTATGGAGTGCGCGcatgtataattttttaaaatttaacaaaaaacaaaaactaggtgaattttattatatacaagTGCAAATAAAAACATGTCAATTTAATTACTGACGGACCTGAGCCTTGAAAGATCCAGGACTCGGAGCAGAGACCTAAGTTACAGTTGGGCAAGGTATTCCACTCTCTTAATTGTTCTAGGATAGAACGACTCCTTCCGAACTGTAGTTTTGCATGATGGAATTCTGAATGCTTTTTCGTTGTTATTCCTGGATGGAAGTTCAGTTGGTATCAGTTTATTTGATGTATCAATTTTTACAAAGTTGTTATTAAGCTTCTACATCATTATCAGTCTGCTCTGTTTTCTTCGTTCTTGTAGTGTAGTCCATTCTAGATGTTCAAGCATGTCACTAACAGATGAAGTGTTGTGGTATCTGTTAGTAACATACATTGCTGCGGCCTCCTTTGGACCATGTCCAATATATGAATATCATTTTGCTGGTACGGGTCCCATACTGAACTAGCATATTCCAATGTTGGTCTGACGAGGGACACATATGCTTTTTCTTTTATAGACTTGCCAGTTAGAGATGTTTAACCAGAGACATgttactgtatatatatatgtctctggtttaacatacggaaaatatgtagtggaattgcttgctggaagcaattaaaataaagtaaacttttcttaatatgaacaaattaaagaattttattcagaataaagtatatgtatatataagttttatattgaaaactatccattgagttataaaaaacatatcattattttttttaatttgaggtttcttatgactttaaagatTTCACTACGGTAACCTTTGAGTACATTACACTAAGGacaaatacttcaaacaaataaatcacAAATGAATCGTCTGATTTTACTAAAATTCTCATGAGAGATACATCGTGTTCCGcttataatttttgaattcgagcAATGACGGATTTGTTTATTACGTTGTCGGTTTTTGTTTTACTATATTATGCACACTTCCTGTTGTTGCTTTcctgttattatttattttagccGATGATCATATTACATTATGGGCCTGTTtggaaaatcaaatgaaaaatcgccaaaagatatggtataacaggtttactttttcaaagattttttcaaTATCGTCTTCTTAATGACTGACAATATCTATACATGCTAGAAAATATCGGATGACCATTTTGAAGGCTTTGAAATACCGTACCATAATTTTGAGATGGTTAATCTGCCTatagtataacatgtataataatcatAAAGTAGTCTACCTTGGCGATTTTCGTATTTGTATTGTTGAATAATGTGAGGCAAGCATTACCTGTGAATGGCGACGACGTctatgaattatattttttgtaacttaaatatttgttaaaaaaaagaaacggaaatatataccttaaggttcatcataacaaatggacaaatatggccgtatttttacctaaaaaactactctgtgtacagacttacctgtgctgtttggaaagttttaatgcctagcatccactagatatataaaagttaaatgcattttgtgtttaagaaagataaaatctttcttggtttttgatgggcattttttcccttttttcagaaggtgcaaaaataaacaaacacctgaattactttgatactgtccactcactgactcagataaactctTTAACTCACCTATAGTTGTGAAGATACCTgatgtccatgtcaattaaggacaatgaaaacaatacaaaccgTTTTTTTTACCTGAGGGAGCATCTCATACAAATGTAGTTGTTCCACAACTTAGTCAATTTTCACACCTTttgcatgaaggaaaaaaaatgcccatcaaaatccaaaagagattgtatctttctgaaacacaaaatggatttaactttattatatttagtggatgctaggcattaaaacttttcaaactttacaggtaagtctgtactcagagtaatttttggcatgtaaatacagccatatttgtccttttgttatgatgaaccttaacgtttacgattttggttctgttgttagggattttactTGTGACGTTAATTAAGTTATGACTTCATGTTCAATGTTAACAAAGAAACGGAATGCATCAGGTAACGTCAGTTCAAAGacaaagaattataaaaaaaaggcaTATTGGTATTGTGTTCCTTGAGTTCCTATATTTTACTAGACTACTCAAAGTCTCACGACAACAAGACCAGAAGAAGGAAGTAAATTTCTGCATTCTGGGCAAATGCAGGAATTAAAAAAAGCGACATAAAAAGTTTCTTCATTCTAGTACAAATTATGAAAGTTTCTGGAatttttcccatttttttttttttattattgacttttctactgtaataggggacttcgtccccatattaaGCAAACAAGCATGACATgacacactttatatatatataggaaaccATGGGACAAAATGCCCAAGTAGGCTTTTATAGAACAACTTGGGGCAAAATGCCCTAATAAGCttattcatttgtaaaaatcaaTCCGTTATCTgtattatacatacatgtatgtgctgCCAGTCAAGGCAAAGTTCCAAAATCTGGAGTGCTATAGCTTCCACTACACACAAATTATTGACATGTATGTGTAACAGCCACTATGTTCCGTCAGTTACTTTGTTCCGGTGGAACTTTTCAACTACATTGTAGTTATTATTCCTAGTGCAGTCGAAAAGTTACGGAAAAAGTAGCTAGTTGAAAAGTCCGGGAACAATGTAGCTAGTTGAATAGAACTTTATTTTTGGGGAAATTATAATGGAagtgtatttaaattttgatgtaCTGAGGGGGAAGAATAAAATCCCCAAGCAAAATTTATTAAGTTGTATTTCATAGCtcacataaattaaaaaagttgcATTATCATGCAAATTTAGTATTCATACTCGTTAATACATTTGTAAGTTCTGTTGGAACTTTTGGGCTAGTTTGTTTGTTctggttaaaaaatataaatgatgtcatatttaaaaattggagtCATCTTACTTTGTCCAGAATGGTAGTTCAATCAACTAAATGTGCAATCAATGctttatacaatgcaatattcaattttacttccCACTGATATATTAAAAGCAATCTTTACCACTCAGTGcttaacaaatggaaaaatgctgaattttttttcattctctaacttaagtttgcctcaactagatttaatgaaatgtaaatataatgattattaCAACTAAAACTCGGTTTAAGTTCAAATTTTAGAAGAGTCTCTTTTgcagttcttgagttatgtccctgtATAGTGTTATATGCTAGaaggggcatcatctgtgtccctatagacacattcccaatttattGTGTCCagtttaaaattgttttcatgtGTGCACTCCAAAATGTGAAAGGAGAGTGAATTATTTAAAGCTGGCTGATTACAGTGAAGTTACTGGAAGAAGAAAACTTGTttgtataatcatgataatactgCTTCCCTTGATAATAATGACTAAAATTATGAGATATTAATTTGTCATTGTTACCTAAAAAAATACAGTTTACAAATGTAACTTCAAAGGAATTCAATTTGTGTGACTTTTATGGAAGTtccttgttaaaaaaaatatggtggaCATAATATTTTTCTAATGGTAGAGAAATACTATTATATACAAActgtatatgttttatattttgaccatacaaatatttattttgattagaaATATTTTGTACTATAAGAATACCCTGCACAAGCCATTGACACACTTTACACAGTCTGAGATTAAGGATGAATGATTATGTGGTCCAGAGTAGTCGAGTACAGATGGGACTTTTATAAAAGACACACAAATCAAATTCTTCAAgttgaattaaacttttttttactataaaaaatgatgtatatttcaaaatttttgactttataatatttataaaaaagtagtATTTCTCCTTATACAGAAAAGTCTTTGGGTCATGCCTATGGTCCTTGGTTCATATTGGGTATTAGGGAGTTCTAGGGAAATTGTTGTATGACTACAACCATGACAACAGAGatattttaatagaaaacaGTCTTATTTTTCTTGCTATTTTGTAACTTTAACAGAAATTGCAAAACGCTTaagacatattttataaatacctaatgatataataataattaatgaTGATGTGTATTAATTTTAGGTGAATGAATGGACGCATAAATTACGTAAAGAAGGTTTTAACATAGACAGACAGATCAAAGGTATGACTGATAAATATAGAATAAGTGTACACAAATGCATTCTTAAAacctgtatcaagcttgaatattgtgtctatttttgccccaactgttcagggtttgacctctgcggtcgtatccaGCCTATCTTAGCATAGCAgttcattattattcatatggtaataatttttattgtcaTAAAGCATATAAATTAAAGCTTGTCacttaaaaatacaattaactACAACCCttgcaacaaataaaattttaaaaagtcattatttggtaaggtatactacccttTCCCTACACACTCTATGAAATCAGCTGTAAAAGTTAGATTTGTAAGTTTttgcttgtaaaaaaaatagtatattaaCCTTGCATGTTATTTTTTCTAAGGTATACAAAGAGAGGAAGAGAAGGCAAAACGGCATATGAAAGATGCAGccaaaaaaggagaaaaaggAGCTTGTAAAATCCTGGCTACTGAAATTGTCAAATCACGAAAAGTTGTGAATAAACTATATGCATCAAAGGCACATATGAATTCTGTATCTATGAACATGAAAAATCAACTaggtatttatttcatattatcataattgttcactgcttgcaaatgaatcattatatttatatatcttacatgtatctgtatatatttttgttcatgtctccatctccttatcatttgtaaatgtatagacaaataagatcatttgttcttatttattatatctTCTCATTGCGTTTTTTTTGGCATATACATTTACTAACTGTTTTTACTAGTACTTGCATGCATTGTAAATCAATAATTGAACTTGTCATCAATAATCATATGATAAATTGCAAAACATTTTATAGAGACATAATCATTAACTTACATCCTTTTTAGCAACATTAAGAATAGCTGGAGCTCTTGAGAAGAGTACAGATGTGATGAAAAGTATGCAGGCATTAATTAAACTACCAGAAATACAACAAACCATGATGGAAATGTCAAAAGAAATGATGAAGGTACACTACATATACAAATTTACTACTTAAAACCAAGTGacaattttgtatgaaaagtttatttccacaattaaccaaaaaaaaacaggtaTGTTGAAAACccgtcgggttgttgtctctttgacacattccctgtgTCCATTCtctatattaagaaaaaaacaattttagtttaatttgtatattttatatgactTATCTTATATGAAACCTGTGGGTTTGTTCAAACCTGGACCTAAATGG
Above is a window of Mytilus trossulus isolate FHL-02 chromosome 4, PNRI_Mtr1.1.1.hap1, whole genome shotgun sequence DNA encoding:
- the LOC134716364 gene encoding charged multivesicular body protein 3-like isoform X1 — protein: MGLFGKSNEKSPKDMVNEWTHKLRKEGFNIDRQIKGIQREEEKAKRHMKDAAKKGEKGACKILATEIVKSRKVVNKLYASKAHMNSVSMNMKNQLATLRIAGALEKSTDVMKSMQALIKLPEIQQTMMEMSKEMMKAGILEEMLEDTMEGLDDEDMDEEIDTEVAKVLDELTSGVLDKAPDALHDTLPSATVEAEGATALSEDEGEEDLTSRLEALKS
- the LOC134716364 gene encoding charged multivesicular body protein 3-like isoform X2, producing MVNEWTHKLRKEGFNIDRQIKGIQREEEKAKRHMKDAAKKGEKGACKILATEIVKSRKVVNKLYASKAHMNSVSMNMKNQLATLRIAGALEKSTDVMKSMQALIKLPEIQQTMMEMSKEMMKAGILEEMLEDTMEGLDDEDMDEEIDTEVAKVLDELTSGVLDKAPDALHDTLPSATVEAEGATALSEDEGEEDLTSRLEALKS